Proteins from a single region of Xiphias gladius isolate SHS-SW01 ecotype Sanya breed wild chromosome 2, ASM1685928v1, whole genome shotgun sequence:
- the si:dkeyp-38g8.5 gene encoding uncharacterized protein si:dkeyp-38g8.5 isoform X1, whose product MEFQDHAYTSTTYDKVSPVEFTYKMSSKEIEDFVKLRVSNNYLFSGRRNTSMWAWRAILKHMGLQHKMTHCQASKKWENMKKRYKELKNPPDGVKVFPETWPHFPLMDDAIEGRLECSAPILKAFPSDKDNGDFLPISKPKKRKVISSSTALVAEGPEIEVSLNGDEDREEEVLQGGSQVIDHIMQEVEDEKNVLEKEKQVMERDRLVLQRERSVLDREVAALDRDRALLERERATIEREKAVMERERAMVDKDRDAVRRDRLALEREKARLERLFATKERTEEDIEEGSKVKDAHVLDRKERFLYLFEKLIENF is encoded by the exons atggaattccAGGATCACGCTTACACCAGCACCACTTATGATAAAGTCAGCCCTGTGGAGTTTACATATAAAA tgagtTCAAAGGAAATCGAAGACTTTGTGAAGCTGAGGGTCTCAAATAATTACCTCTTCTCTGGAAGAAGAAATACTTCCATGTGGGCATGGAG GGCCATCCTCAAACATATGGGATTGCAACACAAGATGACCCATTGTCAAGCATCCAAAAAATGGGAAAACATGAAGAAGAGGTACAAG GAGCTAAAGAACCCTCCAGATGGGGTGAAAGTCTTCCCTGAAACGTGGCCTCATTTCCCGCTGATGGACGATGCTATAGAGGGTCGGCTGGAATGCAGTGCCCCCATCCTCAAGGCTTTCCCCAGCGATAAAGACAACGGTGATTTCTTACCCATCTCCAAACCTAAGAAGAGGAAGGTGATATCCTCCTCTACAGCTTTGGTAGCGGAAGGGCCGGAGATCGAGGTTTCATTGAACGGAGATGAGgatagagaggaagaggtgCTGCAGGGGGGAAGTCAGGTCATAGATCACATCATGCAAGAGGTGGAGGACGAGAAGAATGTGTTGGAAAAGGAGAAACAGGTGATGGAGAGGGATCGGCTGGTACTGCAGAGGGAGAGGTCAGTGCTGGATCGGGAGGTGGCCGCTTTGGACCGAGACCGAGCCttgctggagagagagagggcgacAATAGAGCGGGAGAAGGCGGTGATGGAGAGGGAGCGGGCGATGGTGGACAAGGACAGAGATGCTGTGCGCAGGGACCGACTTGCTCTGGAGCGAGAGAAAGCCAGGCTGGAGAGACTTTTTGCAACAAAAGAAAGGACTGAGGAGGACATAGAAGAGGGCAGCAAGGTGAAAGACGCACATGTCCTGGACAGGAAGGAACGGTTCCTTTATCTGTTTGAAAAACTTATTGAAAATTTTTGA
- the si:dkeyp-38g8.5 gene encoding uncharacterized protein si:dkeyp-38g8.5 isoform X3 has product MEGHPQTYGIATQDDPLSSIQKMGKHEEEELKNPPDGVKVFPETWPHFPLMDDAIEGRLECSAPILKAFPSDKDNGDFLPISKPKKRKVISSSTALVAEGPEIEVSLNGDEDREEEVLQGGSQVIDHIMQEVEDEKNVLEKEKQVMERDRLVLQRERSVLDREVAALDRDRALLERERATIEREKAVMERERAMVDKDRDAVRRDRLALEREKARLERLFATKERTEEDIEEGSKVKDAHVLDRKERFLYLFEKLIENF; this is encoded by the exons ATGGAG GGCCATCCTCAAACATATGGGATTGCAACACAAGATGACCCATTGTCAAGCATCCAAAAAATGGGAAAACATGAAGAAGAG GAGCTAAAGAACCCTCCAGATGGGGTGAAAGTCTTCCCTGAAACGTGGCCTCATTTCCCGCTGATGGACGATGCTATAGAGGGTCGGCTGGAATGCAGTGCCCCCATCCTCAAGGCTTTCCCCAGCGATAAAGACAACGGTGATTTCTTACCCATCTCCAAACCTAAGAAGAGGAAGGTGATATCCTCCTCTACAGCTTTGGTAGCGGAAGGGCCGGAGATCGAGGTTTCATTGAACGGAGATGAGgatagagaggaagaggtgCTGCAGGGGGGAAGTCAGGTCATAGATCACATCATGCAAGAGGTGGAGGACGAGAAGAATGTGTTGGAAAAGGAGAAACAGGTGATGGAGAGGGATCGGCTGGTACTGCAGAGGGAGAGGTCAGTGCTGGATCGGGAGGTGGCCGCTTTGGACCGAGACCGAGCCttgctggagagagagagggcgacAATAGAGCGGGAGAAGGCGGTGATGGAGAGGGAGCGGGCGATGGTGGACAAGGACAGAGATGCTGTGCGCAGGGACCGACTTGCTCTGGAGCGAGAGAAAGCCAGGCTGGAGAGACTTTTTGCAACAAAAGAAAGGACTGAGGAGGACATAGAAGAGGGCAGCAAGGTGAAAGACGCACATGTCCTGGACAGGAAGGAACGGTTCCTTTATCTGTTTGAAAAACTTATTGAAAATTTTTGA
- the si:dkeyp-38g8.5 gene encoding uncharacterized protein si:dkeyp-38g8.5 isoform X4, with protein MEELKNPPDGVKVFPETWPHFPLMDDAIEGRLECSAPILKAFPSDKDNGDFLPISKPKKRKVISSSTALVAEGPEIEVSLNGDEDREEEVLQGGSQVIDHIMQEVEDEKNVLEKEKQVMERDRLVLQRERSVLDREVAALDRDRALLERERATIEREKAVMERERAMVDKDRDAVRRDRLALEREKARLERLFATKERTEEDIEEGSKVKDAHVLDRKERFLYLFEKLIENF; from the exons ATGGAG GAGCTAAAGAACCCTCCAGATGGGGTGAAAGTCTTCCCTGAAACGTGGCCTCATTTCCCGCTGATGGACGATGCTATAGAGGGTCGGCTGGAATGCAGTGCCCCCATCCTCAAGGCTTTCCCCAGCGATAAAGACAACGGTGATTTCTTACCCATCTCCAAACCTAAGAAGAGGAAGGTGATATCCTCCTCTACAGCTTTGGTAGCGGAAGGGCCGGAGATCGAGGTTTCATTGAACGGAGATGAGgatagagaggaagaggtgCTGCAGGGGGGAAGTCAGGTCATAGATCACATCATGCAAGAGGTGGAGGACGAGAAGAATGTGTTGGAAAAGGAGAAACAGGTGATGGAGAGGGATCGGCTGGTACTGCAGAGGGAGAGGTCAGTGCTGGATCGGGAGGTGGCCGCTTTGGACCGAGACCGAGCCttgctggagagagagagggcgacAATAGAGCGGGAGAAGGCGGTGATGGAGAGGGAGCGGGCGATGGTGGACAAGGACAGAGATGCTGTGCGCAGGGACCGACTTGCTCTGGAGCGAGAGAAAGCCAGGCTGGAGAGACTTTTTGCAACAAAAGAAAGGACTGAGGAGGACATAGAAGAGGGCAGCAAGGTGAAAGACGCACATGTCCTGGACAGGAAGGAACGGTTCCTTTATCTGTTTGAAAAACTTATTGAAAATTTTTGA
- the si:dkeyp-38g8.5 gene encoding uncharacterized protein si:dkeyp-38g8.5 isoform X2, which yields MKSNPTMSSKEIEDFVKLRVSNNYLFSGRRNTSMWAWRAILKHMGLQHKMTHCQASKKWENMKKRYKELKNPPDGVKVFPETWPHFPLMDDAIEGRLECSAPILKAFPSDKDNGDFLPISKPKKRKVISSSTALVAEGPEIEVSLNGDEDREEEVLQGGSQVIDHIMQEVEDEKNVLEKEKQVMERDRLVLQRERSVLDREVAALDRDRALLERERATIEREKAVMERERAMVDKDRDAVRRDRLALEREKARLERLFATKERTEEDIEEGSKVKDAHVLDRKERFLYLFEKLIENF from the exons ATGAAAAGTAACCCAACAA tgagtTCAAAGGAAATCGAAGACTTTGTGAAGCTGAGGGTCTCAAATAATTACCTCTTCTCTGGAAGAAGAAATACTTCCATGTGGGCATGGAG GGCCATCCTCAAACATATGGGATTGCAACACAAGATGACCCATTGTCAAGCATCCAAAAAATGGGAAAACATGAAGAAGAGGTACAAG GAGCTAAAGAACCCTCCAGATGGGGTGAAAGTCTTCCCTGAAACGTGGCCTCATTTCCCGCTGATGGACGATGCTATAGAGGGTCGGCTGGAATGCAGTGCCCCCATCCTCAAGGCTTTCCCCAGCGATAAAGACAACGGTGATTTCTTACCCATCTCCAAACCTAAGAAGAGGAAGGTGATATCCTCCTCTACAGCTTTGGTAGCGGAAGGGCCGGAGATCGAGGTTTCATTGAACGGAGATGAGgatagagaggaagaggtgCTGCAGGGGGGAAGTCAGGTCATAGATCACATCATGCAAGAGGTGGAGGACGAGAAGAATGTGTTGGAAAAGGAGAAACAGGTGATGGAGAGGGATCGGCTGGTACTGCAGAGGGAGAGGTCAGTGCTGGATCGGGAGGTGGCCGCTTTGGACCGAGACCGAGCCttgctggagagagagagggcgacAATAGAGCGGGAGAAGGCGGTGATGGAGAGGGAGCGGGCGATGGTGGACAAGGACAGAGATGCTGTGCGCAGGGACCGACTTGCTCTGGAGCGAGAGAAAGCCAGGCTGGAGAGACTTTTTGCAACAAAAGAAAGGACTGAGGAGGACATAGAAGAGGGCAGCAAGGTGAAAGACGCACATGTCCTGGACAGGAAGGAACGGTTCCTTTATCTGTTTGAAAAACTTATTGAAAATTTTTGA